In one Bacillus sp. Marseille-P3661 genomic region, the following are encoded:
- the topA gene encoding type I DNA topoisomerase, protein MADYLVIVESPAKAKTIEKYLGRKYKVKASMGHVRDLPKSQMGVDTSEYQYEPKYITIRGKGPVLKELKTAAKKAKKIYLAADPDREGEAIAWHLAHSLNIDEHSDCRVVFNEITKDAIKEAFKHPRSINMDLVNSQQARRILDRLVGYNISPILWKKVKKGLSAGRVQSVAVRLIIDREKEIEQFEPEEYWTINGNFEVNGEPFEAYFYGVDGSKKDLKNESEVNEIISKLKDKSFKVESVKKKERKRNPAAPFTTSSLQQEAARKLNFRAKKTMMIAQQLYEGIDLGTEGTVGLITYMRTDSTRISETAQTEAQSFIESEYGKEYTAVSARKDEKKANTQDAHEAIRPTSTLRTPNSLKNVLSRDQLRLYRLIWERFVASQMASAIMDTMTVDLLNEGVIFRANGSKVKFPGFMKVYIEGNDDNINDEDRLLPDIEEGMNVQSTDIDPKQHFTQPPPRYTEARLVKTLEELGIGRPSTFAPTLDTIQKRGYVALENKRFIPTELGTIVLELIMEFFPEILDLEFTAKMESSLDQIEDGQADWVQIIDGFYRDFEKRLSVAEKEMQEVEIKDEPAGEDCENCGHGMVYKMGRFGKFMACSNFPECRNTKAIVKEIGVKCPTCEEGNIIERKSKKKRIFFGCDQYPQCEFLSWDKPIARKCPKCDSLLVEKKSKKGVQVQCTSCDYKEQAQE, encoded by the coding sequence ATGGCAGATTATTTAGTAATTGTAGAATCACCGGCTAAAGCCAAAACAATTGAAAAATATCTTGGTCGAAAATATAAAGTAAAGGCTTCTATGGGGCACGTTCGGGATTTACCGAAAAGTCAAATGGGTGTTGACACAAGTGAATACCAATACGAGCCAAAGTATATTACGATTCGTGGTAAAGGTCCAGTTTTGAAGGAATTAAAGACAGCTGCAAAAAAAGCAAAGAAAATTTATCTTGCGGCTGACCCCGATAGAGAAGGAGAAGCTATTGCTTGGCATCTCGCTCATAGTCTTAACATTGACGAGCATTCTGACTGTCGTGTGGTTTTTAATGAAATAACAAAAGATGCAATTAAAGAGGCTTTTAAACATCCACGATCAATAAATATGGATCTAGTTAACTCTCAACAAGCGAGAAGGATATTAGACCGATTAGTAGGCTACAATATAAGTCCTATATTATGGAAGAAAGTGAAGAAAGGACTTAGTGCAGGAAGAGTTCAATCCGTAGCAGTTCGATTAATAATTGACCGTGAAAAAGAAATAGAACAATTTGAGCCTGAAGAATATTGGACAATTAATGGAAACTTCGAAGTGAATGGAGAGCCATTTGAGGCGTATTTCTACGGTGTCGATGGCAGTAAAAAAGATTTAAAAAATGAATCAGAAGTAAACGAGATTATTAGCAAGCTTAAAGATAAAAGTTTTAAAGTCGAATCAGTAAAGAAAAAGGAAAGAAAAAGAAATCCAGCTGCACCTTTTACAACATCATCATTACAACAAGAAGCAGCGAGGAAATTAAACTTTCGTGCTAAAAAGACAATGATGATTGCTCAACAATTATATGAAGGTATCGATCTTGGTACAGAAGGAACGGTCGGTCTTATCACTTATATGAGAACTGATTCAACAAGGATATCTGAAACAGCTCAAACTGAAGCACAAAGTTTTATTGAATCAGAATATGGGAAAGAATATACGGCTGTCTCAGCACGTAAAGACGAAAAAAAAGCGAACACACAAGATGCGCATGAAGCAATTCGTCCAACCTCAACATTAAGGACACCAAATAGTCTTAAAAATGTGTTGAGTAGAGACCAGTTGCGATTATATCGATTAATATGGGAGCGTTTTGTTGCTAGTCAAATGGCTTCTGCTATTATGGATACCATGACAGTTGATTTACTCAATGAAGGTGTTATATTTCGAGCAAATGGTTCTAAGGTAAAGTTTCCGGGGTTTATGAAAGTATATATCGAGGGAAATGATGATAATATAAATGATGAAGATCGATTGCTCCCTGATATTGAAGAAGGTATGAATGTTCAATCAACCGACATTGACCCGAAACAACATTTTACACAACCGCCACCAAGATATACTGAAGCAAGGCTGGTAAAAACTTTAGAGGAACTTGGAATTGGTCGTCCATCAACTTTTGCACCAACACTAGATACGATTCAAAAACGCGGGTATGTTGCACTTGAAAATAAGCGTTTTATACCAACGGAGCTAGGTACGATTGTTTTGGAATTAATAATGGAGTTTTTCCCCGAAATATTAGACCTAGAATTTACAGCGAAGATGGAATCTAGCTTAGACCAAATTGAGGATGGGCAAGCAGATTGGGTTCAAATTATCGATGGATTTTATAGAGACTTTGAAAAGCGGCTAAGTGTAGCTGAAAAAGAAATGCAAGAGGTTGAAATCAAAGATGAACCTGCAGGCGAGGATTGTGAGAATTGCGGTCATGGTATGGTTTACAAAATGGGTAGATTCGGTAAATTTATGGCCTGTTCTAATTTTCCGGAATGTAGAAATACGAAAGCTATTGTAAAGGAAATTGGGGTTAAGTGTCCAACCTGTGAGGAAGGTAATATTATTGAAAGAAAAAGCAAGAAGAAACGAATATTTTTTGGATGTGACCAATATCCACAGTGTGAATTTCTTTCATGGGATAAGCCTATAGCACGTAAATGTCCTAAATGCGATAGCTTGTTAGTAGAGAAAAAGTCAAAAAAAGGTGTTCAAGTACAATGCACAAGTTGTGATTATAAGGAACAGGCACAGGAATAG